From Serinicoccus profundi, the proteins below share one genomic window:
- a CDS encoding gluconeogenesis factor YvcK family protein — translation MSGPRVVALGGGHGLSASLRALRHLTEAITAVVTVADDGGSSGRLRQEYDILPPGDLRMALAALCEDTAWGHQWSAVLQHRFRGEGELSGHALGNLLIMALWDLRPHEQVRGLDLVGRLLNTRGRVLPMALEPLEIEAELEAEGADGTSVRSTVRGQSSVARHPGTVRSVRLIPEAPHACPEAVESITLADLVVLGPGSWFTSVMPHLLVPELRRALCDTPARRILTLNVSLSDDEASGYSLAEHVGAIAAHAPDLTFDHVIADPQVVRTDAERAALEAAVDQVGASLVLTTVGKPGRPGVHDTLRLAAAYRDVMSEQGL, via the coding sequence GTGAGCGGCCCGCGCGTGGTGGCGCTGGGCGGGGGGCACGGCCTCTCCGCGAGCCTGCGCGCGCTGCGTCACCTCACCGAGGCCATCACCGCCGTCGTCACGGTGGCCGACGACGGCGGGTCCAGCGGGCGCCTGCGCCAGGAGTACGACATCCTGCCGCCCGGTGACCTGCGGATGGCGTTGGCCGCGCTGTGCGAGGACACCGCCTGGGGGCACCAGTGGTCGGCGGTCCTCCAGCACCGGTTCCGTGGCGAGGGCGAGCTCTCGGGGCATGCCCTGGGCAACCTGCTCATCATGGCGTTGTGGGACCTCCGACCGCACGAGCAGGTCCGCGGCCTCGACCTCGTGGGCCGGCTGCTCAACACCCGCGGGCGGGTGCTGCCGATGGCCCTGGAGCCCCTGGAGATCGAGGCCGAGCTCGAGGCCGAGGGGGCCGACGGGACCTCGGTGCGCAGCACCGTGCGCGGCCAGTCCTCCGTAGCCCGCCACCCGGGCACCGTGCGCTCGGTCCGGCTCATCCCGGAGGCACCGCACGCCTGCCCGGAGGCGGTCGAGTCGATCACGCTCGCCGACCTCGTCGTCCTGGGTCCGGGCTCGTGGTTCACCTCGGTCATGCCCCACCTGCTCGTCCCTGAGCTGCGCCGGGCCCTGTGCGACACCCCCGCCCGCCGCATCCTCACCCTCAACGTCAGCCTCAGCGACGACGAGGCCAGCGGCTACAGCCTCGCGGAGCACGTCGGCGCGATCGCGGCGCACGCGCCGGACCTCACCTTCGACCACGTCATCGCCGACCCCCAGGTGGTGCGCACGGACGCGGAGCGCGCCGCCCTGGAGGCCGCGGTCGACCAGGTCGGCGCGAGCCTCGTGCTCACCACCGTGGGCAAGCCCGGACGCCCCGGTGTGCACGACACGCTGCGGCTCGCGGCGGCCTATCGCGACGTCATGTCGGAGCAGGGTCTGTGA
- the rapZ gene encoding RNase adapter RapZ gives MTSRRSDLGEQAPTRPEATGRADVVILTGMSGAGRTTAGDVLEDRGWYVVDNLPPAMIVQLMDTTADDPQRQRVAVVVDVRSRDFTSELSGALATLADRGWRPRVVFVDSSDESLVRRFEAVRRPHPLQGEGLLLDGIRRERRMLGDLRSDADLVLDTSSYNVHELSAKIDALLNVDADVRLRLAIMSFGFKYGIPLDADVVLDLRFLPNPYWIPELRPHTGREAPVRDFVLGHELAQKFIEHAEQLLRTSVQGYLAEGRRYVTVAVGCTGGKHRSVATAEELTRRLSDLQEEGVQLSTFHRDLGRE, from the coding sequence GTGACGTCACGCCGATCCGATCTGGGGGAGCAGGCGCCCACGCGCCCGGAGGCGACCGGGCGGGCCGACGTCGTCATCCTCACCGGGATGTCGGGCGCCGGCCGGACCACGGCCGGCGACGTCCTCGAGGACCGCGGATGGTACGTCGTGGACAACCTGCCTCCCGCGATGATCGTCCAGCTCATGGACACGACCGCCGACGACCCGCAGCGCCAGCGCGTGGCGGTGGTCGTCGACGTCCGCAGCCGCGACTTCACCAGTGAGCTGTCGGGGGCGCTGGCGACGCTCGCCGACCGGGGGTGGCGTCCGCGGGTGGTCTTCGTGGACTCCTCCGACGAGTCGCTCGTCCGACGTTTCGAGGCGGTGCGCCGCCCCCATCCGTTGCAGGGGGAGGGGCTGCTGCTCGACGGCATCCGCCGGGAGCGGCGGATGCTCGGGGACCTGCGCTCGGACGCCGACCTGGTGCTGGACACCTCCAGCTACAACGTCCACGAGCTGTCCGCCAAGATCGATGCGCTGCTCAACGTCGACGCCGACGTGAGGCTGCGCCTGGCCATCATGTCCTTCGGCTTCAAGTACGGCATACCGCTGGATGCGGACGTCGTCCTCGACCTGCGGTTCCTCCCCAACCCTTACTGGATCCCCGAGCTGCGGCCGCACACCGGCAGGGAGGCCCCCGTGCGCGACTTCGTCCTCGGGCACGAGCTCGCTCAGAAGTTCATCGAGCACGCCGAGCAGCTGCTGCGGACCAGCGTGCAGGGCTACCTCGCGGAGGGCCGTCGCTACGTCACGGTCGCCGTGGGGTGCACCGGCGGCAAGCACCGGTCGGTCGCCACGGCGGAGGAGCTCACCCGCCGGCTGTCGGACCTGCAGGAGGAGGGCGTCCAGCTGTCCACCTTCCACCGCGATCTGGGGCGCGAGTGA